One segment of Bradyrhizobium sp. CB2312 DNA contains the following:
- a CDS encoding FkbM family methyltransferase: MRFYPSSMSAGLWRRRDFRADDADFVGTYLQPGETFVDVGANVGQLSLAAAVRVTRSGRVIAIEAHPRICRYLQGNVRLNGLTVEVHNTAVGSKDGELVFTDFRSDDMNFASVTPPPSGATLRVPVRPLDSIVGDRRVDLLKVDVEGFEVDLLKGAAKTVSNCRCLYIEDSELNLRRAGTSRTELYDRLIDHGFELFHLRQGRLERAFPDIPGPDDDNLIAVRPPALPDLLARTGLRLAQSSPRPLDDRLPSARLA, translated from the coding sequence ATGCGGTTCTATCCGAGCTCCATGTCTGCCGGGCTCTGGCGGAGGCGCGATTTTCGGGCCGATGACGCCGACTTCGTGGGAACCTACCTGCAACCCGGAGAAACCTTCGTCGACGTCGGTGCGAACGTAGGGCAGTTGAGCCTCGCCGCTGCCGTTCGGGTCACCCGATCTGGACGGGTCATCGCAATCGAAGCGCATCCGCGTATCTGCAGGTACCTGCAGGGCAACGTCCGTCTCAACGGATTGACGGTCGAGGTCCACAACACGGCAGTCGGCAGCAAGGACGGAGAGCTCGTCTTCACGGACTTTCGCAGCGATGACATGAACTTCGCATCCGTGACGCCGCCACCCAGCGGCGCAACGCTCCGGGTTCCGGTTCGCCCTCTGGACTCGATTGTTGGAGATCGACGGGTGGATCTTCTGAAGGTCGACGTCGAAGGATTCGAAGTTGACCTTCTCAAGGGCGCGGCGAAGACCGTATCCAATTGTCGGTGTCTCTACATAGAGGACTCTGAGCTCAACCTTCGGAGAGCTGGCACCTCGCGTACGGAGCTATATGACCGCCTCATCGATCACGGATTTGAGCTCTTTCATCTCAGGCAGGGACGGCTCGAGCGGGCGTTTCCTGACATTCCGGGCCCGGACGATGACAACCTGATCGCCGTCAGACCACCTGCCCTGCCGGATCTGCTCGCGCGGACCGGCCTTCGGTTGGCACAGTCATCCCCGCGGCCGTTAGACGACCGTCTGCCCTCCGCGCGCCTTGCGTGA
- a CDS encoding sugar phosphate nucleotidyltransferase produces the protein MKAVVQCGGKGTRLRPHTSILPKPLMPIGARPVLELVLKWLRRNGIADVYVTTGYLGHLIRSVCGDGNQWNMRITYTQELEPLGTIGPLSLLREQLDEPFLVLNGDVLTDLNLSQLIHNHRKSDAHITIATSVRHTKMDFGVIDETDGHVIGFREKPELTNLVSMGIYCMNPVVLERIPSGVPFGFDDLMFQMLEDEARVNVFKHTGLWLDIGRVDDFLKAQDIAWDEQSAAFAIAAA, from the coding sequence ATGAAAGCGGTAGTTCAGTGCGGCGGCAAAGGAACCCGGCTTCGCCCGCATACGTCCATTTTGCCAAAACCTTTGATGCCGATTGGCGCGCGTCCGGTCCTCGAACTCGTTCTCAAATGGCTGAGGCGAAACGGGATCGCCGACGTTTACGTCACGACCGGCTATCTCGGCCATTTGATCCGCAGCGTCTGCGGCGATGGCAACCAGTGGAATATGCGGATCACCTACACGCAAGAGCTCGAACCCCTCGGCACCATCGGTCCATTGTCATTGCTCCGAGAACAACTCGACGAGCCGTTCCTGGTCCTCAACGGCGATGTGCTGACTGACCTGAACTTGAGCCAGCTCATCCACAATCACCGAAAGTCCGACGCCCACATCACCATCGCCACTTCAGTTCGCCACACGAAGATGGACTTCGGCGTGATTGATGAAACGGACGGGCATGTGATCGGGTTTCGCGAGAAGCCGGAACTGACGAATCTCGTCAGCATGGGGATCTACTGCATGAACCCCGTCGTTCTCGAACGCATTCCGTCGGGCGTTCCGTTCGGATTCGACGACTTGATGTTCCAGATGCTCGAGGACGAGGCCCGAGTGAACGTCTTCAAGCACACTGGCCTTTGGCTCGACATCGGCCGGGTCGACGACTTCCTGAAAGCCCAGGACATTGCGTGGGACGAGCAGTCCGCGGCATTCGCAATTGCGGCTGCGTGA
- a CDS encoding lipopolysaccharide biosynthesis protein — MAAKTAPAPTRTGALVRMAAGVSALALTGQLTLVAAIPVLTRLYSPEDFGIFTIYLSVVNILGAIAGLRFSTSLYVVEDRAGALIALKLVLLAVCGTSLVVLTAGYLLSAMMPPSLQHLVCLVPIGMAAVGVADAMNCWCLRFNHIRDFGMGRLILPATMALLQVGFGLAGIGDDAMVRAHILSQVVLIAFLCIRLLKWEDIRHIKQASWQSVAATARREYKFPLFELPSAFVGFAIINLPAIFIGSLFGTAFAGHFGVAARLVTGPVTLIALPLSNVFVAEASKGFDRQHLLSTAFGLLAVAAVLIALPVLGLGFVSPFVVVPLLGPSWMPTGQIMAALALMCAAQALSTPIQEVPTLFRRQELRLAVDVVRAMFVFAPLLIGARLGQDPLQVIFAMAAGGATGYTLGIAVALILLSRPGGARPSGAPVNGPV, encoded by the coding sequence ATGGCCGCCAAAACGGCTCCGGCTCCGACGCGGACAGGAGCCCTTGTTCGTATGGCGGCCGGCGTATCTGCCCTCGCGCTTACCGGCCAGCTCACGCTCGTTGCGGCCATTCCCGTCCTCACGCGGCTGTACTCGCCGGAGGATTTTGGAATCTTTACGATCTATCTCTCGGTCGTGAACATCCTCGGTGCAATAGCCGGGCTTCGCTTCAGCACCTCCCTGTACGTCGTTGAGGACAGGGCCGGGGCGCTCATCGCGCTCAAGCTCGTGCTCCTCGCGGTCTGCGGTACCAGCCTGGTCGTGCTTACCGCCGGATACCTGCTCTCGGCCATGATGCCGCCGTCACTGCAACATCTGGTCTGCCTTGTACCGATCGGGATGGCGGCGGTCGGCGTTGCCGACGCAATGAACTGCTGGTGCTTGCGCTTCAATCACATACGCGACTTCGGCATGGGCCGCCTGATCCTGCCGGCAACGATGGCGCTGCTCCAGGTGGGCTTTGGCCTCGCCGGCATCGGCGACGATGCAATGGTCCGAGCTCACATCCTGAGCCAGGTCGTGCTGATCGCATTTCTCTGCATCCGGCTCCTGAAATGGGAAGATATCCGCCACATAAAGCAGGCCTCGTGGCAATCGGTCGCGGCGACGGCGCGGCGGGAGTACAAGTTTCCTCTGTTCGAGCTGCCCTCGGCCTTCGTGGGATTTGCCATCATCAATCTCCCCGCAATCTTCATAGGCTCGCTGTTCGGTACCGCATTCGCCGGCCATTTTGGTGTCGCCGCCCGCCTTGTGACCGGCCCAGTCACCCTGATCGCCTTGCCGCTCAGCAATGTCTTCGTCGCCGAGGCCAGCAAGGGTTTCGATCGTCAGCATCTGCTCAGCACCGCATTCGGCCTGCTGGCCGTTGCCGCCGTCCTGATCGCTCTGCCGGTACTCGGCCTGGGGTTTGTTTCACCCTTCGTCGTCGTTCCGCTGCTCGGGCCGTCCTGGATGCCTACAGGTCAAATCATGGCCGCCCTGGCGCTCATGTGCGCCGCGCAGGCCCTGTCGACGCCCATTCAAGAAGTCCCTACCCTTTTTCGTCGTCAAGAATTGCGCCTGGCCGTCGATGTGGTGCGGGCCATGTTTGTATTTGCGCCGCTCCTGATCGGCGCTCGCCTCGGCCAGGATCCGTTGCAGGTGATCTTCGCGATGGCTGCAGGAGGAGCTACCGGCTACACCCTGGGAATTGCCGTGGCGCTGATCCTTCTGAGCCGCCCAGGCGGAGCGCGGCCATCGGGTGCGCCCGTCAATGGGCCCGTATGA
- the nadE gene encoding NAD(+) synthase, giving the protein MSLQASHSRTERAFSSDALVVDAPLEVARIVAFLRDQVLGVLGRRGAIVGLSGGIDSSVVAALCARAFGNTKVLGLLMPERDSSDDSLRLGRVVATQLRLTTVVEDIAPALEALGAYARQREAIQAIVPEYGANWKCKLVLGSVLERDGINFTRLTVQDPNGNTSTVRLPPEVYLQIVAATNYKQRVRKMTEYYHADRLKYAVIGTPNRLEHDQGFFVKQGDGDADVMPIAHLYKSQVYQLAEYLGIDEEIRRRPPTSDTFSMPQSQEEFYFAAPYKLTDVCMYAVNHGISADEVADAVGMAATQVQKVFKDIASKRRATRYLHARPLIVDAVIED; this is encoded by the coding sequence GTGTCCCTACAAGCAAGTCACAGCCGAACCGAACGAGCGTTCAGTAGCGACGCCCTGGTCGTTGACGCACCATTGGAGGTCGCGCGCATCGTCGCGTTTTTGCGCGACCAGGTTCTTGGCGTGCTTGGCCGACGCGGAGCCATCGTCGGGCTTTCCGGTGGCATCGACAGCTCCGTGGTGGCAGCGCTCTGCGCGCGGGCATTTGGAAACACGAAGGTCCTGGGGCTGCTCATGCCCGAACGCGACTCGTCCGACGATTCACTGCGGCTGGGTCGGGTCGTTGCCACGCAGCTGCGCTTGACCACGGTGGTCGAAGACATCGCTCCGGCCCTCGAAGCGTTGGGCGCATACGCACGGCAGCGAGAGGCGATCCAAGCCATCGTACCCGAGTACGGGGCCAACTGGAAATGCAAGCTGGTATTGGGATCCGTTTTGGAGCGTGACGGTATCAACTTCACGCGCCTGACCGTCCAGGACCCGAACGGCAACACTTCCACCGTACGTCTTCCGCCCGAGGTCTACCTACAGATCGTCGCCGCAACCAATTACAAGCAACGCGTTCGCAAAATGACGGAGTACTATCACGCCGACCGCCTGAAATACGCGGTCATCGGCACGCCAAACCGGCTCGAGCATGATCAAGGCTTCTTCGTGAAGCAGGGTGACGGTGATGCGGACGTCATGCCGATTGCGCATCTCTACAAGAGCCAAGTCTACCAGCTAGCCGAATACCTCGGCATCGACGAGGAAATCAGACGGCGCCCGCCAACATCCGACACCTTCTCGATGCCGCAGAGCCAGGAGGAATTCTATTTCGCCGCGCCGTATAAATTAACCGATGTTTGCATGTACGCCGTCAACCACGGCATTTCTGCCGACGAAGTCGCCGATGCCGTCGGCATGGCGGCAACGCAGGTGCAGAAGGTCTTCAAGGACATCGCTTCGAAGCGCCGGGCGACGCGCTATCTACACGCCCGGCCACTGATTGTGGATGCAGTGATCGAGGACTGA
- the asnB gene encoding asparagine synthase (glutamine-hydrolyzing), with product MCGIAGIVALNANAPGPSRKALLRMLGTLAHRGPDERGLYRDERAGLAHARLSIIDIKGGQQPLNDAGGAAWIVFNGEIFNYVELRAQLISLGHHFHTRSDTEVLLKAYCAWGEAAFERMNGQWAVAIWDPSARRLVLSRDRSGICPLYICEHQGQLYFASEVKAIFAANPAIPRALDPVGIDQTFTFWSTVPPQTVFQGVREIEPGHVRSYARGEVRDHAFWTPRYPTCPNEHFGSDINDKIDAVRNALETATAFRMVRADVPVGSYLSGGLDSSLVAALGSRFAEGRFQTFSLRFSDAEYDETSYQRLMARAIASEHHELMVSRQDIAEAFPKVIYHTERPILRTAPVPLFLLSKLVRERGIKVVLTGEGADEMFAGYDLFREGKIRRFWGRQPSSTRRAALLKRLYPYISRSPVHTQAVALKFFGHGISAIDAPGFAHQPRWRSTSAIKRLFSDDMRDVAPRADPVTELLDRLPPDFAHWTSLAQDQYLETKTLLAGYLLSSQGDRMLMAHSVEGRFPFLDDNVVELANSLPDACKLRILDEKHVLKRVAQSQMPPEIVKRKKQPYRAPNALCFVDGGGSSYVDEALSRRSIRAANIFDPVAVERLHSKCRAHAEAGAADLSNFDNMALVGVLSTQLLFQQFVTDRPAGADRIVLAVDADHQHASGAYA from the coding sequence ATGTGCGGCATCGCGGGAATCGTGGCGCTGAACGCGAACGCTCCGGGTCCTTCGCGGAAAGCGCTCTTGCGCATGCTGGGGACGCTTGCCCATCGCGGCCCGGACGAGCGGGGCCTCTACCGGGATGAACGCGCGGGTCTGGCGCACGCGCGGCTCTCGATCATCGACATCAAGGGCGGACAACAACCGCTCAATGATGCCGGCGGAGCCGCCTGGATCGTATTCAACGGCGAGATCTTCAACTATGTCGAGTTGCGCGCCCAGTTGATCTCACTCGGCCATCACTTCCACACCCGCAGTGACACGGAAGTGCTCTTGAAGGCCTATTGCGCCTGGGGCGAGGCGGCGTTCGAACGGATGAACGGACAATGGGCCGTTGCCATCTGGGACCCGTCCGCCCGCCGCCTCGTCTTGTCGCGCGACCGGAGCGGAATCTGCCCGCTCTATATCTGCGAGCATCAGGGCCAGCTGTACTTCGCCAGTGAAGTCAAGGCCATCTTCGCGGCAAATCCAGCCATCCCTCGGGCACTGGACCCAGTAGGCATCGACCAAACCTTCACCTTCTGGAGTACCGTGCCGCCCCAGACCGTGTTTCAGGGGGTCAGGGAGATTGAACCCGGACACGTCCGCAGTTACGCGCGGGGCGAGGTTCGGGATCACGCATTCTGGACCCCGCGCTATCCCACCTGTCCCAACGAGCATTTCGGCTCAGACATCAACGACAAGATCGATGCCGTGCGCAATGCGCTGGAAACGGCCACGGCGTTCCGAATGGTGCGGGCCGACGTTCCCGTGGGAAGCTATCTCTCCGGCGGGCTCGACAGCTCGCTTGTTGCCGCACTCGGGAGCCGCTTCGCAGAAGGCCGCTTTCAGACCTTCTCCTTGCGCTTTAGCGACGCAGAATATGACGAGACATCCTACCAGCGCCTGATGGCGCGCGCGATCGCAAGCGAGCACCACGAGCTGATGGTCTCTCGCCAGGACATTGCCGAGGCCTTTCCAAAAGTGATCTACCACACCGAGCGCCCTATCCTGAGGACCGCTCCTGTACCGTTGTTCCTGCTCTCAAAGCTCGTGCGCGAGCGCGGCATCAAGGTCGTCCTGACCGGCGAAGGGGCCGACGAAATGTTCGCCGGCTACGATCTGTTTCGAGAGGGCAAGATCCGCCGTTTCTGGGGCCGTCAGCCTTCGTCGACGCGGCGAGCAGCCCTCTTGAAGCGCCTCTATCCGTATATCTCCCGGTCGCCGGTCCACACGCAGGCCGTCGCTCTCAAGTTCTTCGGGCACGGCATTTCCGCGATTGATGCACCTGGCTTCGCTCACCAGCCGCGCTGGCGAAGCACCAGTGCGATCAAACGCCTGTTCTCCGACGATATGCGTGATGTAGCTCCGCGGGCGGATCCGGTGACCGAATTGCTTGATCGTCTGCCACCGGATTTCGCCCACTGGACCTCGCTCGCACAGGATCAATACCTCGAGACCAAGACCCTCCTGGCCGGCTACCTGCTCTCCTCCCAGGGAGACAGGATGCTCATGGCACACTCGGTCGAGGGCCGGTTTCCATTCCTTGACGACAATGTCGTCGAGCTCGCGAACTCGCTTCCCGACGCGTGCAAGCTTCGCATTCTCGATGAGAAGCATGTCCTAAAACGTGTCGCGCAGTCGCAGATGCCACCTGAGATCGTAAAGCGGAAGAAACAGCCCTACCGCGCTCCCAATGCGCTCTGCTTCGTCGACGGGGGTGGGTCCTCCTATGTCGACGAGGCGCTCTCGCGCAGGAGCATCCGCGCCGCCAACATCTTCGATCCAGTTGCGGTCGAGCGGCTCCACAGCAAGTGCCGGGCACACGCAGAAGCTGGCGCCGCCGACCTATCCAATTTCGACAACATGGCGCTCGTCGGCGTGCTGTCCACTCAGCTCCTATTCCAGCAGTTCGTCACAGATCGCCCAGCGGGCGCGGACCGGATCGTGCTTGCCGTTGACGCCGACCACCAACACGCATCGGGAGCCTACGCATGA
- a CDS encoding thioesterase domain-containing protein → MIDTDQDPESPPLQAAAAAQPVLFLLPGSLGYGASLAALAASIREMAHVVPIRYPELGKILQGQDSVCDMAAAALEQISRVQPRGSVRLLGHSLGGAVAFEVATRLVASGRSVTFFGILDTSLMGERSSAWETLSRTVHRVRSNRVTASRMVCRAFAKAAVAIGREADLARMIDRRAKGQFSLTTFRLKQELQEVLRAKAYFRWLAEPKSTLPISAVLFRCKRKKMPQALGWDRAFTHVDVVPTAGTHTDLVMPPYLTMNLHLVQKALSQAYSPAELPDREGDCSRVPTSKSQPNRTSVQ, encoded by the coding sequence TTGATTGATACGGACCAAGATCCGGAATCTCCGCCTTTGCAGGCAGCAGCGGCGGCGCAACCAGTGCTTTTCCTGCTGCCCGGCTCGCTCGGCTACGGAGCCAGCCTCGCAGCCCTCGCCGCTTCGATCCGCGAGATGGCCCATGTTGTTCCGATCCGATACCCAGAACTCGGCAAGATATTACAGGGGCAGGACAGCGTTTGCGATATGGCTGCTGCCGCACTGGAGCAGATCAGTCGTGTCCAGCCTCGAGGGTCCGTCAGACTTCTCGGCCATTCGCTGGGTGGAGCGGTCGCCTTCGAGGTCGCAACGCGACTAGTTGCCTCCGGCCGGTCCGTGACGTTCTTTGGAATTCTCGACACCAGCCTCATGGGCGAGCGCAGCTCTGCATGGGAGACGTTGAGCCGCACGGTCCACCGTGTCCGCAGCAACCGCGTCACGGCGTCCCGCATGGTCTGTCGCGCCTTCGCCAAAGCAGCCGTCGCGATCGGCCGTGAAGCCGACCTCGCCCGGATGATCGATCGCCGTGCAAAGGGCCAGTTCAGCCTTACCACCTTCAGACTCAAGCAGGAGTTGCAGGAGGTCTTGCGAGCGAAGGCTTACTTCCGCTGGTTGGCGGAGCCGAAATCGACACTGCCGATATCCGCCGTTCTGTTCCGGTGCAAGCGGAAGAAAATGCCGCAAGCGCTGGGGTGGGACCGGGCGTTTACGCACGTCGACGTCGTCCCAACCGCAGGGACTCATACTGATCTCGTGATGCCTCCGTACCTTACAATGAACTTGCACCTCGTCCAGAAGGCGTTGTCGCAAGCCTACTCACCAGCCGAGCTTCCCGATAGAGAGGGGGATTGTTCTCGTGTCCCTACAAGCAAGTCACAGCCGAACCGAACGAGCGTTCAGTAG
- a CDS encoding response regulator transcription factor, which translates to MGTDELPSTLQAHQLLFVIVHDTDEFDLALKHIGFVREHYPDARVAIVSDHYRPEELISAYKAGASGYFADVNSCDTFTKSIELVTMGETVFPPAFLSFVLDLEPSRKALLPASEERSSVLVPAEGPIAPHLSPREQAILSFLVEGNSNKCIARKIDIAEATVKVHVKAILRKIRVQNRTQAAIWGMNNGPLVRPSNGHALALSIDRATAPNQVPNGHGHQEADISDIH; encoded by the coding sequence TTGGGTACCGACGAATTGCCAAGCACACTCCAAGCACACCAGCTTCTGTTTGTGATTGTCCATGACACCGACGAATTCGATCTCGCGCTGAAGCACATCGGATTTGTAAGGGAGCATTATCCGGACGCCCGCGTGGCGATCGTTTCGGACCATTACCGGCCGGAAGAGTTGATTTCAGCCTACAAGGCAGGCGCCAGCGGCTACTTCGCCGACGTCAATTCATGCGACACCTTCACAAAGTCGATCGAGCTCGTGACAATGGGCGAAACAGTATTTCCGCCTGCATTTCTGTCGTTCGTGCTTGATCTCGAGCCTAGCCGCAAGGCTCTGCTGCCGGCGAGCGAAGAGCGATCGAGCGTCCTCGTTCCTGCCGAGGGACCGATCGCCCCCCACCTGTCACCGCGCGAGCAGGCAATCCTCTCCTTCTTGGTTGAAGGCAATTCCAACAAATGCATTGCACGAAAGATCGATATTGCCGAAGCGACGGTGAAGGTTCACGTCAAGGCGATCCTGCGCAAGATACGGGTCCAGAATAGAACGCAGGCCGCGATTTGGGGAATGAACAACGGACCACTGGTCCGGCCTTCCAATGGGCACGCGTTGGCGCTGTCAATCGATCGGGCGACAGCTCCTAACCAGGTCCCAAACGGGCACGGACATCAGGAGGCCGACATCTCCGACATCCACTAG
- a CDS encoding glycosyltransferase: MSLLQLGGTDGIRDGDVRPFISVAIPTFRRPDLVRRTIESVLQQQYSDWEMVISDDEGPEGSTWGILSEYARNDPRIRIVENRGESGQVENTNNAMLACRGSWIKLLHDDDWLTPGSLETFAETARKHPTAAFMTSTSHLVQDSGTRCRRGGSVTVYSSQQCLADLYLVGKTRVLGIVPSTLLINSDVIRAGCRMRNYKSIRWGVDQLFFVDLACFGDMVAIDDGLIFYDMTSHDNITASKSFSQIDQETLDLKHLTWSLIQDKQGLPGPETVVRALRVARLRGRFRYQSWWATVKDALQILRPSVINAANKALRARTRTPADSPLVRVGHA, encoded by the coding sequence ATGAGCTTGTTGCAACTCGGCGGGACCGACGGCATTCGAGATGGGGACGTCCGCCCGTTCATTTCAGTCGCGATTCCGACCTTTCGCCGACCGGATTTGGTACGCCGCACGATCGAAAGCGTGCTGCAGCAGCAGTATTCCGATTGGGAAATGGTGATCAGCGACGACGAGGGGCCGGAAGGCTCGACATGGGGGATTCTTTCCGAGTACGCGCGGAACGATCCGCGTATTCGCATTGTCGAGAACCGCGGAGAATCGGGCCAAGTCGAGAACACGAACAACGCGATGCTCGCATGCCGTGGCAGCTGGATTAAATTGTTGCATGACGATGACTGGCTGACGCCAGGTTCGCTCGAGACTTTCGCGGAGACAGCGAGGAAGCATCCAACCGCTGCCTTCATGACCTCCACATCTCATCTCGTCCAGGACAGCGGAACGAGATGTCGACGGGGAGGGAGCGTCACGGTGTATTCGAGCCAGCAATGCCTGGCCGACCTCTACCTGGTCGGCAAGACGCGGGTGCTGGGGATTGTTCCGTCGACGTTGCTGATCAACAGCGACGTCATCCGGGCCGGCTGTCGGATGCGAAACTACAAGTCGATCAGGTGGGGGGTGGACCAGCTGTTCTTCGTCGACCTCGCCTGTTTCGGCGACATGGTGGCGATCGACGATGGCTTGATCTTCTATGACATGACGTCCCACGATAATATTACAGCTTCGAAGTCATTCTCCCAGATCGATCAGGAGACACTTGATCTGAAGCATCTGACCTGGAGCCTCATCCAGGACAAGCAAGGACTTCCAGGTCCCGAAACGGTCGTACGCGCATTGCGGGTTGCAAGATTGCGCGGAAGATTCCGCTACCAGTCCTGGTGGGCAACGGTCAAGGACGCGCTTCAGATCCTGCGGCCCTCGGTTATTAATGCGGCCAACAAGGCGCTCCGGGCGCGAACGCGTACGCCGGCGGACAGCCCGTTGGTTCGTGTGGGGCACGCCTGA
- a CDS encoding AMP-binding protein, translating into MMNDPVPLLRDYLVHSTRRNGAKVALVCDGQRVTYDQLEARSNSVAHHLVEAGVGRGDRVVIFADNTVEAAVSFWAVLKANAIVCLINPLTKRDKLCYLLNDCQPAALIAQARLYETFHQPANHCPSLHRVIVSGTIDDTDLNALPHAVRWSVATASTHNTAPARRCIDIDLAAIVYTSGSTGEPKGVMLTHRNMMTACTSIASYLDVREDEVILNALPLAFDYGLYQMIMAVRSGARLVLERSFAYPAEVLRHIAEERVTGFPGVPTMFSTLLQLDLKSCDLSSIRYVTSTGAALPVQHLRQLRDTFPGARIYSMYGLTECKRCTYLPPEDLDRKPSSVGIAIPNTEMWIVDERGQRVGPGIAGQLVIRGATVMKGYWRKPEATARRLKPGPLPGEQVLYTGDYCEMDAEGYLYFISRSDEIIKSRGEKVAPKEVESALLDIPGIREAAVVGVPDDLLGHAIKAFVVVDVDQEQPISEKQIKQECQKRLESFMVPKYIVIVPELARTNVGKINKRELITG; encoded by the coding sequence ATGATGAACGATCCCGTGCCGCTCCTGCGTGATTACCTAGTCCACTCGACCCGCCGCAACGGCGCCAAGGTCGCACTCGTGTGTGACGGTCAGCGGGTGACCTACGACCAGCTCGAGGCGCGGTCGAACTCGGTCGCACACCATCTGGTAGAAGCCGGCGTAGGGCGAGGCGATCGCGTGGTCATCTTCGCCGACAACACTGTCGAGGCAGCCGTCAGCTTCTGGGCCGTGCTCAAAGCCAACGCGATCGTGTGCCTCATCAATCCCCTCACGAAACGCGACAAGCTTTGCTATCTCCTGAACGACTGCCAGCCGGCTGCACTTATCGCGCAAGCGCGCCTTTACGAGACGTTCCACCAACCAGCGAACCATTGTCCCTCCTTGCACCGGGTCATCGTGTCCGGCACGATCGACGATACCGATCTGAACGCACTGCCGCATGCCGTCCGGTGGAGTGTCGCAACAGCGAGCACCCACAACACAGCTCCGGCGCGCCGCTGCATCGACATCGACCTCGCCGCGATCGTGTACACCTCGGGATCGACCGGTGAGCCCAAAGGGGTGATGCTGACGCACCGAAACATGATGACGGCGTGCACGTCCATAGCGTCATATCTGGATGTGCGCGAGGATGAGGTCATCCTCAACGCCCTGCCCCTCGCCTTCGATTACGGCCTGTACCAGATGATCATGGCTGTTCGTTCCGGAGCACGCCTCGTTCTGGAGCGCTCGTTCGCCTACCCTGCCGAGGTACTTCGGCATATCGCGGAAGAGAGAGTGACGGGCTTTCCCGGCGTGCCCACCATGTTCTCGACTCTGCTTCAGCTGGACCTGAAGAGTTGCGATCTTTCCAGCATTCGCTACGTGACCAGTACCGGCGCCGCGCTACCGGTCCAGCACCTGCGCCAATTGAGAGATACGTTTCCCGGCGCACGCATCTACTCCATGTACGGACTGACCGAATGCAAACGCTGCACCTATCTTCCGCCTGAAGATCTCGACCGGAAACCGTCGAGCGTCGGAATTGCGATCCCGAACACGGAAATGTGGATCGTCGACGAGCGCGGCCAGCGGGTGGGACCCGGCATTGCCGGCCAGCTCGTCATTCGCGGTGCGACGGTCATGAAAGGCTACTGGCGAAAGCCAGAGGCTACCGCGAGGCGACTGAAGCCTGGGCCGCTTCCCGGCGAGCAAGTGCTGTATACTGGCGATTACTGCGAAATGGACGCGGAGGGATATCTCTACTTCATCAGCCGCAGCGACGAGATCATCAAATCGCGAGGCGAGAAGGTCGCGCCCAAGGAGGTCGAGAGCGCATTGCTGGACATTCCCGGAATACGGGAGGCGGCGGTCGTGGGCGTTCCCGACGACCTGCTCGGCCACGCCATCAAGGCGTTTGTGGTCGTCGACGTCGACCAGGAGCAACCTATAAGCGAGAAGCAGATCAAGCAGGAGTGCCAGAAGCGCCTCGAGAGCTTCATGGTCCCCAAATACATCGTTATCGTACCGGAATTGGCGCGGACGAACGTAGGCAAGATCAACAAGAGAGAACTCATCACGGGATGA
- a CDS encoding acyl carrier protein has protein sequence MTLVSPLDPLKKQIRAFLTANFYISDVAALKDDASLLDQGIIDSTGVLEVVGFIETTFGIAVDDSEILPENLDTIQGMASYIDGKISATVDT, from the coding sequence ATGACACTCGTCTCGCCGCTGGATCCCCTAAAGAAGCAAATTCGCGCATTCCTGACCGCCAATTTCTACATCAGCGACGTCGCCGCATTGAAGGACGATGCTTCCCTTCTCGACCAAGGGATCATCGACTCGACAGGGGTGCTCGAGGTCGTTGGATTCATCGAGACGACCTTCGGCATCGCGGTCGACGATAGCGAGATCCTGCCTGAGAACCTCGATACCATACAGGGCATGGCAAGCTACATCGACGGCAAAATCAGCGCCACCGTCGATACGTGA